A single genomic interval of Sinorhizobium garamanticum harbors:
- a CDS encoding BA14K family protein: MIPPVAPAQAMPRPVLDIGPPADVQTVTHRRWGSYPRWRGGYYGGWPGYHPGYRRAGISFYFGPGAGYYPRRHYYGTRYYGPGYYPGYYPYRYHRGYYPYRYGPGYYGHRYYRPGYYGGVIVRGW; the protein is encoded by the coding sequence ATGATTCCCCCTGTCGCGCCTGCCCAGGCCATGCCGCGTCCAGTGCTCGACATCGGGCCACCCGCAGATGTCCAGACCGTCACCCATCGCCGCTGGGGCTCTTATCCGCGCTGGCGGGGCGGCTACTACGGCGGCTGGCCGGGATATCATCCCGGCTATCGCCGGGCCGGCATCAGCTTCTATTTCGGGCCGGGCGCCGGATACTATCCGCGGCGCCACTACTACGGGACCCGCTATTACGGTCCGGGCTATTATCCCGGTTACTATCCCTACCGATATCATCGCGGCTACTATCCGTACCGCTACGGCCCCGGTTACTACGGCCATCGGTACTACCGACCTGGCTATTATGGGGGCGTCATCGTCCGGGGCTGGTAA